The nucleotide sequence TTTAAAGGATATGCCCTTAAGGAGTATGGATATGAAGAATTTGAAAGCTTTAGTCAAGATTTAGACTGGATGTCAAAGGTGGTCTTAATAGCTAAAAATGTCTATGTCTGGTTAGACCAGCTTTCTAAGAAATATAAACGACCAATTAATAGGTTAGATCAAATTCCAAATGAAGAATTAGATCTTTTAGCTGGTTGGGGTTTTACCGGACTTTGGCTAATTGGTTTATGGGAACGAAGTCCAGCTTCTCAAAAAATAAAGCAGATTTGCGGCAATCCTGAGGCCGTATCTTCAGCTTATTCTATTTATGATTATGTTACTGCCGGAGATTTAGGGGGAGAAGAAGCCCTTGAAGGCCTTAAATTTAGAGCTTGGCAAAGAGGTATTCGATTAGCTAGTGATATGGTTCCAAATCATATGGGAATTTATTCTAAATGGGTAATAGAACATCCAGATTGGTTTGTTCAATTAAATTACTCTCCTTTTCCAAGTTATAATTTTACTGGTCCTAATCTTTCTTGGGACGATCGAGTAGGTGTTTATATTGAAGATGGATATTGGACAAGAAGGGACGCAGCTGTGATTTTTAAGCGAGTTGATCATTGGACCGGAGATGTTAGATATATCTATCATGGTAATGATGGAACATGCATGCCCTGGAATGATACAGCTCAGTTAAACTTTTTACGAGCAGATGTTAGAGAAGCAGTAATTCAAAGCATTCTTCATGTAGCTCGTAACTTTCCTATTATCAGGTTTGATGCCGCTATGACCTTGGCTAAGAGACATTATCAACGATTATGGTTTCCTGCGCCTGGGGAAGGTGGCGATATTTCTTCAAGAGCGGGACTTGGTATGACAAAAGAAGATTTTGATAAAGTCTTTCCAAAAGAATTTTGGCGAGAGGTAGTAGATAGAGTAACTCAAGAAGTGCCAGATACCCTTCTCTTGGCTGAAGCATTTTGGTTAATGGAAGGTTATTTTGTTCGCACTTTAGGGATGCATCGGGTATATAATAGTGCTTTTATGAATATGTTAAAGATGGAAGAGAATGCTAATTATCGAAGCGTGATCAAGAATGTCATAGAGTTTGATCCAGAAATATTAAAACGTTTTGTTAATTTTATGAATAATCCTGATGAACAAACAGCGGTGGCTCAATTTGGAAAAGGTGATAAGTATTTTGGAGTAGCCATGATGATGGTGACGATGCCTGGTCTTCCTATGTTTGGACATGGTCAAATAGAAGGCTTTACTGAAAAGTATGGTATGGAGTATAGAAAAGCATATTGGCACGAAGAAGTGGATTGGGATTTAGTTCGTCGCCATGAGGCTGAAATATTTCCTCTTATGAAAAAACGTCATCTTTTTAGTGGGGTGGAAAATTTTGTCTTGTATGACTTTTACGCTCCAGAAGGTTGGGTAAACGAAGATGTATTTGCTTATTCTAATCGGGTGGGAGATGAAAAAGCACTGGTTATTTACCATAATAAATATGCTACGACTAAAGGTTGGATTCGTCTTTCTACGACTATGTCCATAAAGGGAGATAAGCCAGGAGAAAAAAGACTTATTCAAAAAAGTTTAGCCGAAGTTCTTGATATAAAGTTAGAGGAACGATATTTTTATATCTTTAAAGACTATAAAAGTGGTTTAGAGTATATTCGTCAAGGTAAAGAGTTAACAGAAAAAGGTTTATATGTAGAGTTAGAAGCTTATCAACATCATATTTTTTTAGATTTTAGAGAAGTGTGCGATGATGATTGTTGGTATTATGCTCGCTTAACAAGCTTTCTTAAGGGTGATGGTGTTTTTAATCTAGATGAAGCCTATAAAGAGATCTATTTTGAGTCTATTCTTATCCCTTTTAAACAAGTGATAAATAAAGGTATGCTAAAAAGATTGGCCGGGTTATGTTGCGAAACAAGTGATATTTTAGATAAAGAAGAGATCTTAACTCTTTTTAAACAAAATATGCAAGTTTTACTTGAAAAGATAAAAGAATTTGGATACGGCAGTGGTGATGAGATAGAAATTACCGGGGAAGTGATGAATCTTTTAGGAGCTATTTTAAAGATTGAAAGTTTAAACAGAGAAATGAAGGATCTCAAGGAATATGAAAAAGCAGTCAAATACTTAAATTCTAATCTTCATAATGAAGATAAGAATTATTTACCATTTTGGAGAGTTTTATTAAGTTGGCTTATTATTCAAAAATTAGGTAAGATCAAAGAAAAGTTTAATTATGAACAACAAAGTGCTTCTTGGATGGATAAGTTACTCTTTGGAAAAATAATTTTCCAGACTTTTAAAGAGTTAGGTTGCGAAGAGCAGACAGCCAAAAAACAAGTCTATCTTTTAAAGATCTTAACTAAATATCCTCACGGCTGCGACTCTTCAGAAGGTGATAAATTTGCTAAAATGCTAAAGATATTAGAAGATTATGAAGTGCGGGCATATCTAAATTTTAATTGGTATAAAGATACCCTTTGGTTTAGTAAAGAAGCCTTAGAAGAGTTAATGTATTGGTTATTTATTGTTTCAGTGGTTAATTTAATTTCTGATATATCGACAGATGAGAAAAGATTATCGGCTGAGATGACTAAAAGATATAAGACAGTTACTGAGATTCTTCATTTAGCAGAAAGTTCTGGTTATGATGTTGAGAAGATGGTGGAGATGTTTAAAGAGTAAAGTTATAAAAAAGGTAACTGGGCCTTATTTGCCCAGAGCCTGTTTACAAATTCAGAGAAAGGGGTAAGATTATGGCTAAATTAAAAAAGAAGTCTGCAAAAAAAGAGGAGGAAAAAGAGGAGGCAAGCTTATTAACTTCAGAGATGCTTTTTGATGAGGTTCAAAAAAAAGCTTACCAATTATACGAAGAAAGAGGTTGGCTTAATGGTAATGATTTAAACGATTGGTTTAAAGCAGAAAATGCGATTCTAAAGGAAAAATAAATTAAAGAAAGAAAAAAGGATCCGAAACAGTAATTAGAAAGAGCCATCTTATAGCTGATTCATTAAGAATGTAGA is from bacterium and encodes:
- a CDS encoding DUF2934 domain-containing protein, coding for MAKLKKKSAKKEEEKEEASLLTSEMLFDEVQKKAYQLYEERGWLNGNDLNDWFKAENAILKEK
- a CDS encoding alpha-amylase, coding for MIKREYIHLSKLSEKKTKLLRRYFPFEFHISKKTREKYGFNESLFSITGNVVLSNTQAVRLFAYQINEKRDLKNHPEQAVKAGQLNAMGLIDEILHYVIDVYQEQRNPKAFKNSFDWVNGQFNFEVISKTLTQFIELFPPLVVHQGKVLVWDYMNGFTEGTSNLEIAGEELLLLFLANNNPAFLPFIELFDDTELAKDVPYEVLIGSIIDFFKTQPTFGPFNQFLVDLLRAPVVASPNSFTGQIEYIRDNWGLIISPELMHRILLALDLVKEEEKFGFFEPGISLVPCFKGYALKEYGYEEFESFSQDLDWMSKVVLIAKNVYVWLDQLSKKYKRPINRLDQIPNEELDLLAGWGFTGLWLIGLWERSPASQKIKQICGNPEAVSSAYSIYDYVTAGDLGGEEALEGLKFRAWQRGIRLASDMVPNHMGIYSKWVIEHPDWFVQLNYSPFPSYNFTGPNLSWDDRVGVYIEDGYWTRRDAAVIFKRVDHWTGDVRYIYHGNDGTCMPWNDTAQLNFLRADVREAVIQSILHVARNFPIIRFDAAMTLAKRHYQRLWFPAPGEGGDISSRAGLGMTKEDFDKVFPKEFWREVVDRVTQEVPDTLLLAEAFWLMEGYFVRTLGMHRVYNSAFMNMLKMEENANYRSVIKNVIEFDPEILKRFVNFMNNPDEQTAVAQFGKGDKYFGVAMMMVTMPGLPMFGHGQIEGFTEKYGMEYRKAYWHEEVDWDLVRRHEAEIFPLMKKRHLFSGVENFVLYDFYAPEGWVNEDVFAYSNRVGDEKALVIYHNKYATTKGWIRLSTTMSIKGDKPGEKRLIQKSLAEVLDIKLEERYFYIFKDYKSGLEYIRQGKELTEKGLYVELEAYQHHIFLDFREVCDDDCWYYARLTSFLKGDGVFNLDEAYKEIYFESILIPFKQVINKGMLKRLAGLCCETSDILDKEEILTLFKQNMQVLLEKIKEFGYGSGDEIEITGEVMNLLGAILKIESLNREMKDLKEYEKAVKYLNSNLHNEDKNYLPFWRVLLSWLIIQKLGKIKEKFNYEQQSASWMDKLLFGKIIFQTFKELGCEEQTAKKQVYLLKILTKYPHGCDSSEGDKFAKMLKILEDYEVRAYLNFNWYKDTLWFSKEALEELMYWLFIVSVVNLISDISTDEKRLSAEMTKRYKTVTEILHLAESSGYDVEKMVEMFKE